TCGGCGCGATGCAGAGCCGGTTGATGAACCCGTCCTGGGTGACGATCAGGAAGCGGACGGGCAGGAACGCCGTGAGGGCACCGCCCTGAATCCGGAAACTCCTCAGCGCTTCCGCGCTCCGGGGCTTGGGAAACTCCGCCTCCACCGTGACCCGCTGAAGGGCGGCGGGCTCATCCGCAAACCGCCACTCGATCTCCCACGTTTGCCCTACAGCGAGCGGAAAGGCCGGGCGCGGGCCAGCGCCGCCCGCCAGGGCCGAGGAGGTGAGAAGGGCCGCGAGCAGGAAGGTTCGCACCGCCCTACCCTACCTACCGGGGAACGGCACCGCTGTCAAACTGAGGTGTCTTCCCCTTCCGGCAGCCCCGCGACCTCCTGATGTTGCTGCGGCAGGATCAGGTTCGCCACGATGCCGACGAGCGCCGCGAGCGCCATCCCCGAGAGGGTCAGGCTGGTGCCGCCCACCGAGACGGGAAAGGCCGCGCCCCCGAGCCCGAGCACCAGAATCAGCGAGACGATAATCAGGTTGCGCGAGTGCGCGAAGTCGATTTTCGCCTCGGCCAGCGTGCGGATGCCCACCGAGGCGATCATGCCGAACAGCAGGATGGACACGCCGCCGAGGACGCCCTGCGGCAGACTCCGCAGCACGGCGGCGAGCTTGGGCGAGCAGCCGAAGAGGACCGCGAAGACGGCCCCGATCTGGAGCACGCGCGGATCGTACACGCGGGTGAGGGCCAGCACGCCCGTATTTTCTGCGTAGGTGGTGGCCGCCGGACCGCCCAGTGCCGCGCTGCTCATGTTGGCGATGCCGTCGGCGAAGAGGGTGCGGGGCAGGCCGGGCTTTTCGAGAAAGTTCTTCCCCACGACCCGCCCATTCACGATCACGTCGCCCAAATGCTCGATAAAGGTCACGACCGCCACTGGCGCGATGATCGCCACCGCCCGCCAGTCGAGTGCCGGGGCGTGGAAGGCCGGCAGCCCGAGCAGCGGGGCCGCCGCGACCGCGTCGAGCGCCTCCCGGCCCACCTGCCCCGTGGCGAGCGAGACGAGGTAGCCCGTCACCACCCCCACCAGAATGGGGATCATGCGGAAGAGGCCGCGCCCCCACAGGCTGGCGACCACGGCGGCGAGCAGCGTCACGAGCGCGAGCCACCAGTTCGTCTTGGCCTGGTTCACCGCCACGCTGCTCAGCCCCAGCCCGATCACGATAATCACCGGCCCCGTCACCACCGGCGGAAACACCTGAAGCAGCCGCGCGGTGCCGAAGGCTTTGACGAGTCCGGAAAACAGCAGGTACATCAGCCCCGCCGCGATCAGGCCGCCGCCCGCCGCTGCCGGCCCCATTTCCTTGACGACCAGCGCGGTGGGCGCGATAAAGGCGAAACTCGACCCCAGGAAAATCGGCACCTGCCCGCGCGTGAGGAGATGAAAGAGCAGGGTGGCGACCCCGGCTCCGAACAGCGCCACACTCGGATCGAGGCCGACGAGGATTGGCACGAGAACCGTCGCGCCGAACATCGCAATCGAGTGCTGGAGCCCGAGCACCACCCGGCGGGCGGGCGCAATGGCGGGAGGCGGGGGCGCGGCGGGCAGGGTCTCGGCCTGGGTCATCGGCGCCAGTGTAGGACGGGCGCCCTATCTTGTCCTCATGAATGCCAAAGGCGACCTGATTGCCCGCCTGGTCTCGCTCGGCGTGGGCGCCCCCACCTTCGAGGCCGAGGCTCGCGGCCCCGCGCACGAGCGGACCTTCCGCGTCCAGGTCTGGAGCGGGGGCCAGGTGCTCAGCGAAGGCGAGGGCCGCAGCAAGAAAGACGCCGAGCGCGCCGCCGCTGAAGCCGCGCTGCGGAAGCTGGACGGTGACGCCGAACCGGAGCCCACCGACCCCGCCGACACTGCGCCCAGCGAAGTGCCCGCCAGCGGGCCGTGGCCGATCTACGCCGCCGTGCTCGCGCAGGCCGTGGAAGCCGCCGTGGAATTTGCCGCCGAGGACGCCACCCTAGAAGACGTGCAGCGGGGCGCCGCCCGCTTCTACCAGGGACTCCTGAGCGACCTCGGCCACGGCCCGGAGCAGAGCGAATGAGCCCGCTGCCGCGCCCTGCCGGGGTGCTGTTCGACATGGACGGGGTGCTCACCGCCAACAACGCCTTTCACCGTCAGGCGTGGCAGGAGGTGGCGGCAGAGCTTCTGGGCCTCAAGCTCACCGAGCACGACCTCGACACCAAGGTAGACGGCGGGCGCAACCCCGAGATCATCGAGCGCCTGACCGGACAGTACCCCGAAGCCGCGCTGCTCGCCCGCTTCCACGAGGCGAAGGAGGGCCGCTACCGCGACCTCGCGCGCGGTGCGCTGCGGGAAGTCGCTGGGCTGGGCGCCTACCTGGGGGCGCTGGAGACCCGGCGTATCCCCTTCGCCCTCGTCACGAGCGCGGACCGGGTGAATGTCGCCTTCGGCTTGGAGGCGCTGGGCCTAGGAGACCGCTTCCCGGTGCGGGTGCTCGGTGAGGACGTGACGCGCGGCAAACCGCACCCCGAACCCTTCCTGCTCGGCGCCGCGCGGCTGGGGCTCGCGCCGGAGACCTGCCTCGCGCACGAGGACGCGGTGAACGGGGTGAGAAGCGCCGCAGGAGCCGGCTGCACCGTCGTCGCGCTGACCACCACTGCCCCGGCGCCGGCGCTGCTCGCGGCGGGCGCCGCGCGGGCCGTCCCCGACTTCACCGACTGGGCGAGCTGGCTCGCGTGAAGGGCGCCGACGCCGAGGCCCGCGCCGCCGCGCATCTGGAAGCGCTCGGGCGCGTGGTGCTGGCGCGCAACTACCGCATCCCGGGCGGCGAGATCGATCTCGTCAGCCGCGACGCGGACGGCACCCTGATCTTCACCGAAGTCCGGCAGCGCCGCTCGGCCCGCTACGGCGACGCCGCCGAGAGCGTGACCCCGCGCAAGCTCGCGCTGATGCACCGCGCCGCGCTGGGCTACCTCACGCGCGAACTCGGGCGCGACGACCTGCCGTGCCGCCTGGAGGTGCTCACCATCCAGGGACCGGCAGCGACCGGCGAGCTGACGCTGCTCGATGTGGAAGGTTGAGGTCCTGACCTACCCTGGAGCCATGCGCGTCCTCGAAAGCTGCCTCTACGCCGACGACCTCGCCGCCGCCGAGGCCTTTTACTCGGGCGTGCTCGGGCTGACGCTGCACAGCAAGGTGAGCGGGCGGCACCTCTTTTACCGCCTGAGCGGCGCGATGCTGCTGATCTTCGACCCGGCGGCGAGCGCGCGGCCCGGCGACGTGCCGAGCCACGCGGGGAAAGCCGGCGGACACGTCTGCTTCACCCTGGCAAGAGGGGAAACGGACGCCTGGGAAGCGCGGCTGCGCGCCCACGGCCTCCAGGTCACGCGTTACGCCTGGGGCGACCGGGGCGAGAGCCTGTACTTCGAGGACCCGGCGGGCAACGTCCTCGAACTCGCGCCGCCGAGCATCTGGGGACTGGAATCCTGAAGGCTTAGCTCCGGCCCAGCGCTCCGGCGTCGGGGAGGGCGGGGATGGGCGCTTCAGCCTTTTTGCGCCGCGCCTCGCTCTTCTTGGCCGGGCCGTGGCCGTGGTCCCCCGCTTCGCGCCCGCACAGCAGGTTGTAGAGGCGGCGAATGTCGTGGGCGCGGGCCTCGTTGTAGCCCTGACCTACCCGGCCCTCGTAGGTGTTGTGGACCGTCAGGTCAAACGCCAGTTGCAGCGCGCGCGCTTCGAAAGAGTCGCCGGACATGCTCTCAGGATACCCGCCGGGATCAGGAGGCCGTCAGGCGGACCCGCCTACAGTCCGTCACGGAGCCGCCCTGCCACAATGCCGGCATGAAGCGGCCTCTGCGGTTCCTGCTCGCCCTGATTCCCTTTCTCCTGTGGTCGAGCGCGGCCCGGCCCCGGACCGACCGGAAGCGCGAGCCGGCCCAGCCGTGACCAATCTGCCCATGACCGATCTGCCCACAACCGAACTGCTCGTGATCGGCGCGGGCCTTGGCGGGCTCGCCTGCGCCGCCGACGTGCAGCGGGCCGGGGAACAGGTGCGGGTGCTCGACAAGGCGCGCGGCGTCTCGGGCCGGGCGGCCACCCGGCGAGTGACGCTGCCGGGCGAGGCCGGCGGGGAAGCGCGGCTCGACCACGGCGCCCGCTTTTTCACCGCGCGCTCGGAGCGGCTGCGGCAGCTGGCAGGGGCGCTGGAGTTGCCCGTCTGGGCGCTCGGTTTTCCGACCTGGGAGGGTGGGCGGATCACGCCCGAGGCCGGGGCGCACCCGCGCTACGTTCCGGCGGACGGCCTGAGCGCGCTGGGTAAGGCGCTGGCACGCGGCCTCGACGTGCGGACCGGGCAGACGGTCACGCGCTTGGAAAAGGAGGGCGGCGGCTGGACCGCGCACACGGCGGAGGGCGAGGCGTTCCGGGCGGCGCGCGTGGTCCTCAACCTGCCGGCGCCCCAGGCCGCCGCGCTCGCCAGCGGGGTTCCCGAGTTGCAGGGGGCGCTGGCCGCAGTCGAGTATCAGCCGTGCTGGACGGTGGGGGCGGTCCTGGAGGCCGACCTGCCCGGCGCCGAGTGGCCCGCGCTGCGCGTCGCCGGGCATCCGGTGATCGACTGGGTGGCGCGCGAGCACACCAAGCGCCCGCCGGGGCATCCGCCCGCGCTGATCGTGCAGGCCCACGGCGAATGGTCCCGCGCGCACCTCGAAGCCGAGAAGCCCACCGTCGAGGCGGCGCTGCTCGCGGCGGTGCGGGAGGTCACGGGAACGGAGCTGCGCCCCCGCGTCACCTTCGCCCACCGCTGGCGCTATGCCCAGCCGACGCGGCGGGTGCTGGCGCCGCACTTCTGGGATGCCGGACACGGCCTCGGGGCCTGCGGCGACGGCTTCACGCCTGACCCCCACGGCTCGCGGGTGGAAGCGGCGCTGCTGAGCGGGTGGTCACTGGGGGAAGCGCTGGGCGGATAAATCCCCCTCTCCCGGCCTATCCTGCCTCCATGACCCGCCCGCTGCGCTCGCTGCTCTACGTCCCCGGCGACAAGCCCCGCGCCATCGAAAAGGCGCGCACCCTCGGCATGGACGCGGTGATTCTCGACCTCGAAGACGCGGTGGCCCCCGAGCACAAGGCGGCGGCGCGCGAGAACGTGCGTGCGGCGCTGAGGACGCCCTTTGCCTGCCCGGTCCTCGTGCGGGTCAACGCGCCCGGCAGCGAGTGGGAGCACGCGGACCGTGAGATGGCGCTGATCGCCGGCGTGGACGGGCTGGTGCTGCCCAAAGTCGAGCGCGCCCAGAGTGTGACCGAACCCCACCTGCGCGTGCCGCTCTGGGCGATGATCGAGACGCCTCTCGGGGTGCTGAATGCCCCCGCCATCGCCGCCGCGCCGGGCGTCGCGGGTCTGATCGCCGGGGCGAACGACCTCGCGCGCGCGCTGCGGACCCGACCGCACCCGGAGCGCACGCCGCTGCTCTACGCCCTCTCGGCCATCGTCCTCGCGGCCCGCGCCGCCGGCAAGCTGCCCATAGACGCTGTCTACAACGACGTGCGCGACCCGGACGGCTTCGCGCGCGAGTGCGGGCAGGGGCGTGCGCTGGGCTTCGCCGGCAAGACGCTGATTCATCCCGGTCAGGTGGACGCTGCCAATGCCGCTTTCGGGGTTGCGGATGGGGAGGCCGAGGCCGCCCGCGCCTTGATCGCCGCCTGGGACGCCGCCCGCGCCGAGGGCAGAAGCGTGGCGACCTACCGGGGCGCCCTCGTCGAGCAGATGCACGTGGACGAGGCGCGCGAGAACCTCGCTTTGTGGGAGGCG
The nucleotide sequence above comes from Deinococcus reticulitermitis. Encoded proteins:
- a CDS encoding HpcH/HpaI aldolase/citrate lyase family protein, giving the protein MTRPLRSLLYVPGDKPRAIEKARTLGMDAVILDLEDAVAPEHKAAARENVRAALRTPFACPVLVRVNAPGSEWEHADREMALIAGVDGLVLPKVERAQSVTEPHLRVPLWAMIETPLGVLNAPAIAAAPGVAGLIAGANDLARALRTRPHPERTPLLYALSAIVLAARAAGKLPIDAVYNDVRDPDGFARECGQGRALGFAGKTLIHPGQVDAANAAFGVADGEAEAARALIAAWDAARAEGRSVATYRGALVEQMHVDEARENLALWEAGQSG
- a CDS encoding putative dsRNA-binding protein, whose translation is MNAKGDLIARLVSLGVGAPTFEAEARGPAHERTFRVQVWSGGQVLSEGEGRSKKDAERAAAEAALRKLDGDAEPEPTDPADTAPSEVPASGPWPIYAAVLAQAVEAAVEFAAEDATLEDVQRGAARFYQGLLSDLGHGPEQSE
- a CDS encoding YraN family protein, which encodes MKGADAEARAAAHLEALGRVVLARNYRIPGGEIDLVSRDADGTLIFTEVRQRRSARYGDAAESVTPRKLALMHRAALGYLTRELGRDDLPCRLEVLTIQGPAATGELTLLDVEG
- a CDS encoding uracil-xanthine permease family protein; the encoded protein is MTQAETLPAAPPPPAIAPARRVVLGLQHSIAMFGATVLVPILVGLDPSVALFGAGVATLLFHLLTRGQVPIFLGSSFAFIAPTALVVKEMGPAAAGGGLIAAGLMYLLFSGLVKAFGTARLLQVFPPVVTGPVIIVIGLGLSSVAVNQAKTNWWLALVTLLAAVVASLWGRGLFRMIPILVGVVTGYLVSLATGQVGREALDAVAAAPLLGLPAFHAPALDWRAVAIIAPVAVVTFIEHLGDVIVNGRVVGKNFLEKPGLPRTLFADGIANMSSAALGGPAATTYAENTGVLALTRVYDPRVLQIGAVFAVLFGCSPKLAAVLRSLPQGVLGGVSILLFGMIASVGIRTLAEAKIDFAHSRNLIIVSLILVLGLGGAAFPVSVGGTSLTLSGMALAALVGIVANLILPQQHQEVAGLPEGEDTSV
- a CDS encoding HAD family hydrolase; its protein translation is MSPLPRPAGVLFDMDGVLTANNAFHRQAWQEVAAELLGLKLTEHDLDTKVDGGRNPEIIERLTGQYPEAALLARFHEAKEGRYRDLARGALREVAGLGAYLGALETRRIPFALVTSADRVNVAFGLEALGLGDRFPVRVLGEDVTRGKPHPEPFLLGAARLGLAPETCLAHEDAVNGVRSAAGAGCTVVALTTTAPAPALLAAGAARAVPDFTDWASWLA
- a CDS encoding VOC family protein, encoding MRVLESCLYADDLAAAEAFYSGVLGLTLHSKVSGRHLFYRLSGAMLLIFDPAASARPGDVPSHAGKAGGHVCFTLARGETDAWEARLRAHGLQVTRYAWGDRGESLYFEDPAGNVLELAPPSIWGLES
- a CDS encoding NAD(P)/FAD-dependent oxidoreductase, which codes for MTNLPMTDLPTTELLVIGAGLGGLACAADVQRAGEQVRVLDKARGVSGRAATRRVTLPGEAGGEARLDHGARFFTARSERLRQLAGALELPVWALGFPTWEGGRITPEAGAHPRYVPADGLSALGKALARGLDVRTGQTVTRLEKEGGGWTAHTAEGEAFRAARVVLNLPAPQAAALASGVPELQGALAAVEYQPCWTVGAVLEADLPGAEWPALRVAGHPVIDWVAREHTKRPPGHPPALIVQAHGEWSRAHLEAEKPTVEAALLAAVREVTGTELRPRVTFAHRWRYAQPTRRVLAPHFWDAGHGLGACGDGFTPDPHGSRVEAALLSGWSLGEALGG